In one Pseudomonas purpurea genomic region, the following are encoded:
- a CDS encoding helix-hairpin-helix domain-containing protein encodes MPFPETERLALLELKGVGPTVVARLEQLGFESLEQLANADALEIVSAASAVVGSTCWKNSPQARSAIQAVIALAKAR; translated from the coding sequence ATGCCATTCCCCGAAACAGAGCGCTTGGCGCTGCTTGAGCTCAAGGGCGTAGGGCCGACGGTGGTCGCCCGTCTCGAACAGTTGGGCTTCGAATCCCTGGAGCAATTGGCCAACGCCGATGCCCTGGAGATTGTCAGCGCGGCGTCGGCCGTGGTCGGCTCGACGTGCTGGAAAAACAGCCCGCAGGCGCGCTCGGCGATTCAAGCGGTCATTGCCTTGGCCAAGGCCCGCTGA
- a CDS encoding PLP-dependent aminotransferase family protein, with protein sequence MRKPSVFAYQGVYRYLVELIDSGPRQQEQKLPSLRQLALRLNVSVSTTKYAYALLEDEGRIHARPKLGYFTRTMPMLPPSEGIANLIDNVYICSRQPGMLALCSDAPAMLLSLEQPLLMVERELARQYPRTAAPLYQPFGEDELRRALAERYTRSADHAWQAEQVYVGADLRSVFELSLQALDLAGSAALVESPCSWAVLRQLQAANLRVIEMPLGRDGRFDLQRLHDVLNREPVRLAVFSSGVSLPHGSLMPASDKQQVCDWLSERGVWLLENDSYGEFSFAPMTARYRDVADPERLLVFSSVDKIIGAEAPFGYVLARGLKGPLQRQFLERASRLSPMRQKAVARLFSTGRIDTHLQRLRGQLQVCMQRMNRLLEEHTAGQLRVQTPAGGATFWAEAQHPVNMRRVYERLLAKGIVVAPGEIFSQQGLWHQHLRLSYTLDWSQDIAQALEHLGEALDHERQLTP encoded by the coding sequence TTGCGCAAGCCTTCGGTCTTCGCCTATCAAGGCGTGTATCGCTACCTCGTCGAGTTGATCGACAGTGGCCCGCGTCAGCAGGAGCAAAAGCTCCCGTCGTTGCGTCAATTGGCGCTGCGCCTGAATGTTTCGGTGTCGACCACCAAATATGCCTATGCCTTGCTTGAAGACGAAGGGCGGATTCATGCCCGGCCCAAGCTCGGTTACTTCACGCGAACAATGCCGATGCTGCCTCCGAGTGAGGGCATAGCCAACCTGATCGACAATGTCTACATCTGTTCGCGCCAACCGGGGATGCTGGCGCTGTGTAGCGATGCGCCGGCGATGTTGCTGTCGCTGGAGCAGCCACTGCTGATGGTCGAGCGCGAACTGGCGCGCCAGTACCCGCGCACGGCTGCGCCACTGTATCAGCCGTTTGGCGAGGATGAGCTGCGGCGGGCGTTGGCCGAGCGCTATACCCGCTCCGCCGATCACGCCTGGCAGGCCGAGCAGGTGTATGTCGGCGCGGACCTGCGCAGTGTGTTCGAGTTGTCGTTGCAGGCTCTGGATCTGGCCGGCAGTGCGGCGCTGGTGGAGTCGCCGTGTTCCTGGGCGGTGTTGCGCCAGTTGCAGGCGGCAAACCTGCGGGTGATCGAAATGCCGCTGGGCCGCGACGGCCGTTTTGACCTCCAGCGCCTGCACGATGTGCTGAACCGTGAGCCGGTACGTTTGGCGGTATTCTCGTCAGGCGTAAGCCTGCCCCACGGCAGCCTTATGCCTGCCTCGGACAAACAACAGGTGTGCGACTGGCTGAGCGAGCGCGGTGTGTGGCTGTTGGAGAACGACAGCTATGGCGAGTTCAGCTTCGCGCCCATGACTGCGCGTTACCGTGATGTGGCCGACCCCGAGCGGTTGCTGGTGTTTTCCAGTGTCGACAAGATCATCGGCGCCGAGGCGCCCTTCGGTTATGTGCTGGCACGTGGGCTGAAGGGGCCCTTGCAGCGGCAATTTCTTGAGCGGGCGAGCCGGTTGTCACCTATGCGCCAGAAAGCAGTTGCCCGGCTGTTCAGCACCGGGCGCATTGACACACACCTGCAACGGCTGCGCGGTCAGTTACAGGTGTGCATGCAGCGGATGAACCGTCTGCTGGAGGAACACACGGCTGGCCAATTGCGGGTACAGACCCCGGCCGGTGGCGCGACTTTCTGGGCCGAGGCCCAGCACCCGGTGAACATGCGTCGGGTCTACGAGCGGCTGCTGGCCAAGGGCATCGTGGTTGCCCCCGGCGAGATATTCAGCCAGCAGGGGCTTTGGCACCAGCACCTGCGCCTGAGCTACACCCTCGACTGGAGCCAGGACATCGCCCAGGCACTGGAACACCTCGGCGAGGCCCTCGACCACGAGCGTCAGTTGACCCCGTAG